One window from the genome of Deltaproteobacteria bacterium encodes:
- a CDS encoding EamA family transporter, translating into MLDDLTQAILYALAAGIIWGVVPTLIKKGMAESNVSMATLWTQYWSLATLVAATAWRGEFVTLDWFPVLSFMLTGVAACLGKVFLNLGIDSVGASKSVTVKNSSPLITVLLGWAFLGEHVSWEIFVGVVVIVAGVLLLTVSPLQGEGAPNRVVYFMYPLLSSLAFGINPVFKKWGLLAAGVPAFATLINHMTATVMLFTAGPWLGIQAWRQERVPLKSGVLFAIAGVTEALASLCTYHALLLAPAVLVAPIWRISPLITFALSRFTLRTLESVTMRDGLAAAFIVGGVWVLSHGG; encoded by the coding sequence ATGCTCGACGACCTCACCCAAGCAATACTCTACGCCCTTGCCGCCGGCATCATCTGGGGCGTGGTCCCCACCCTGATCAAGAAGGGCATGGCGGAGTCGAACGTCAGCATGGCGACGCTCTGGACCCAGTACTGGTCCCTGGCGACCCTGGTGGCGGCGACGGCTTGGCGCGGGGAGTTCGTGACGCTGGATTGGTTTCCGGTGCTCTCCTTCATGCTCACGGGTGTGGCCGCCTGCCTGGGGAAGGTCTTTCTCAACCTGGGCATCGACAGCGTCGGGGCGTCGAAGTCGGTGACGGTGAAGAATTCGTCACCGCTCATCACCGTGCTGCTCGGATGGGCATTCCTGGGCGAGCACGTGAGCTGGGAGATCTTTGTCGGGGTGGTGGTGATCGTGGCCGGCGTGCTGCTCCTCACCGTGAGCCCACTGCAAGGGGAGGGCGCTCCCAACCGGGTCGTCTACTTCATGTACCCGCTGTTGTCCTCCTTGGCCTTCGGCATCAATCCGGTCTTCAAGAAGTGGGGGTTGCTGGCCGCCGGGGTGCCGGCCTTCGCGACCCTGATCAACCACATGACGGCCACGGTGATGCTGTTCACGGCCGGACCCTGGCTGGGCATCCAGGCATGGCGGCAGGAACGGGTGCCGCTCAAGAGCGGCGTGCTCTTCGCCATCGCCGGCGTCACGGAGGCCCTCGCTTCTCTCTGCACCTACCATGCGCTCTTGCTGGCCCCCGCGGTCCTGGTGGCGCCCATCTGGCGCATCTCGCCGCTCATCACCTTTGCACTGTCCCGCTTCACCCTGCGGACCCTGGAGAGCGTGACGATGCGGGACGGGCTGGCCGCGGCCTTCATCGTCGGCGGGGTCTGGGTGCTCAGTCACGGGGGCTGA